In Oncorhynchus mykiss isolate Arlee chromosome 19, USDA_OmykA_1.1, whole genome shotgun sequence, the sequence ggtcctgagccctctggagcaggttttcatcaacgatctctctgtactttgctccattcatatttccctcgatcctgactagtctcccagtccctgccgctgaaaaacatccccacagcatgatgctgccaccacaaatagttcaatcatggtttcatcagaccagagaatcttgtttctcatggtctgagagtctttaggtgccttttggcaaactccaagcgggttgtcatgtaccatttactgaggagtggcttctgtctagccactctaccataaaggcctaattggtggtgtgctgcagagatggctgttcTTTTGGAaagttctctcatctccaccgaggaactctagagctctctgagtaaccattgggttcttggtcacctacctcccttctcccccgattgctcagtttggccatgcggccagctctaggaagagtcttggtggttccacacttcttctgtttaagaatgatggaggccactgtgttcttggggaccttcaattctgcagaaaagttttggtacccttccccggatctgtgtctcgacataatcctgtctcggagctctacagacaattccttcaacctcatggtttggttatTGCTtttgacatgcactatcaactgtggaaccttagatagacaggtgtgtgcctttccaaatcatgtccaatcaactgaatttaccacaggtggactccaagttgtagaaacatctcaaggatgatcaatggaaacagatggacctgagctcaattccgagtctcatagcatagggtctgaatacttatgtaaataaagtatttctgtttattacatttaataaatgtgcaaaaattacCACAGACctgtttccactttgtcattatgtggtattctgtgtagattgcttAGGAAatagttttatttaatcaattttagaatacgggtgtaacacaacaaaatgtggaaatagtcaaggggtctgaatactttccaaaggcactgtacttagTTTTACCTGCATTCAATACTAATTTCAGGTCAATAACGTGTTTCTGTAATACAATGAAAGCAGACTGTACTTCAGATAGAGCATGTTCAACCATGGGTGCAATAACATCcacaacagtatcatcagcatacagTGATGCTAAGTGCAGGTACATTTATTTTACAGACAAGGCGATTttgtcaacaacaaaaagtaCAGGACCCAAAATCGACCCCTGCAGGACACCTTTCGTAATATCCAGGAAACATGATTTATCACCGTTAGTAGATACACATTGAGTTTAATCTGTTAAGTaatttttaaaacagttacatgcAGCCTGGTTGAGGTCACTTGAGGACAGCCTTTGAATTAGTAGTGAGTgatcaacagtatcaaaagcctttgACAGGTCAACGAAGAAGGCGGCTCAATGTTGCCCTTTTATCCACATAATTAACCAgatcatttataactagggatgcagcagagatagtgcttTGACCTGGTCTAAAACCCAACTGATGTACATTTAGAAAACATTTCAAGGATAAGAAAGATCTTAATCAAGGATTCTAATATTTTAGCTAGGCGAGAAAGTTTAGAAGTAGGCCGATAATTATTTAGGTCACAAGGGTCACCACTTTGGTGAAGAGGGAGTACATGGGCCGCCTCCCaaaccctggggatagtaccagatataatcaccCAGTTAAAAATATGGGTTAATTATTCAGCAATCAGGGGGCAAAAAATAGATCAATCATATCAGCCCCAGCGGGTCATTTTTACATCTTAAGCAAGGCATCTAGCACATCACAGATAGTAAGTTTGCTGATATGAAAACAAAGATTCACTAGAAGATGACGTGTTAATCATCGAGTCAGCTAGAGGCTGGCATAGGGAAAAGCAGTTAATTGACTTACCAGGGTTAATTAAACCACAGTTTCTCTCAAATGAAAAGCCTGCCTAGATAAAATTATGATTAAAAGCATCACTTTTCCCCTTCTCAGTTATGATGCCACAGTCAGACATAACTTGCttagacagggaggaagaggaattTGTACGCTTGAGTGCATTTACTGTTCTCCCAACTTTTTAAGGATCACCAGCCGAGTCAGAGATAAAGCTTAAAAAGTAACTTAATTTAGATTCCTTAAATGATATTGTAGATATGTTTCTCAATGGTCTAGAAAATTAACAGGGTCCGTTTCCTTGCCTTGGACCAGGCCGGATTTTTCACCTGATTGAGCTCAGATAGATCCAACCCTTGGTTTTCTTCTGAGCTATCTTTCACTCTGAATTGTTTAAAAGGGGCGTGTTTATCTGCCAGAAAAATAAATATGGAGGATACATTTTTACAGGAGACAGTGGCTAAATCAAGACCAGAACATGTCACGTAAAAACCCTTGAGGAGAGAACTTTTAAAAATATATCTTCTTAATTAAACAAGGATTAGTATTTTGCTCTTTCGTATCTCCTATACATACTATGTGAGATGATCACGTTGTCGTGGAAATTCAACACCATGTCATGGAAATGACCACCAGGGACACCTTGAAGTCAATATGAAATTAATAATTATTTGTTATCTGCACGGTGGAGAGGCTCCAACCAACTCAATACACCAAGTACACATATCGATCAGGAACTCCAACTGGGATTTACATTctaaaatacacacacaaggGATCTGTAGACTCAGAGGTGACTAAATCTCTCGATGCTCAACCATTGTTTACATAGTTTTACATAGCTCTCACCACAATCGGGTTGCAGTGACAGTCCCTGAGACGAGTCAATACACCAAGCCTGTAGTTTAAGAGCTAGGGCATTCTAAACTtgtcaaaaaaaaaacaaaaaaaacttcaATTCTCCCTCAAAGCTCTTCTCCTTTAATAAACCAAGGGGCTGTCACCACTCCTGATATTGAAATGGGTGGGAGTAGAGTATTATCTGGCCTAGCAAAAGACAGTGGGCCTGTGTGTTAGTATAATGCAAACAGTGCATGGTCCATCCCACCTAGAAATCCTATTGACTTTCACAGGGAAGAGAGCACACACGTTGTAACAGTGTCATACCAACGCTGATAAGAATGAGATTGGGGCAAGGTTAGCCCAAGATACATTCTAGTGGCTCTCCTCTCATTTTAGGGCATCGCTCTGTCACTCCTTctcgcctttccaaatcataattTGAACCCAATCAATTAATGAATTATCCAACACAAATTTAGAATCACTCGAAGAACCTCAACTTAGCACACACCGACACTTGCAGAATGTACATTTAtgttgacatacagtatattcatcTTATAATTCTAGCAATAACTTCTTTCGGCCCCCATTTGTGGTAATGACAGATCTCAATGCATTCTTCGTCTAAATTACAATAACATCCGCAGTGTGCAGACCTCCACAATCGACCTGATATCCCAAATAAACAATTTGACAAATCTAAATCAATTACAGGCACGTTTGACGACCCCCCTCCTTCACGCCACTCATCCTTCTGGCGTGTCTTAATTTCCTTCTTCAGAGAGCTTTACAATTCGTCTTCCCAATGGCACATatgttcaaagtggatggcccttgataatgtcccaatttcaataTCTGGGGAATAATCCGATTTTCCCAGCAGACAAATCTCTCACCTGAGCCGCCATCCACCATCCTTTACGGtacattacagtgccttgcgaaagtattcggcccccttgaactttgcgaccttttgccacatttcaggcttcaaacataaagatataaaactgtatttttttgtgaagaatcaacaacaagtgggacacaatcatgaagtggaacgacatttattggatatttcaaacttttttaacaaatcaaaaactgaaaaattgggcgtgcaaaattattcagcccccttaagttaatactttgtagcgccacctttttctgcgattacagctgtaagtcgcttggggtatgtctctatcagttttgcacatcgagagactgacattttttcccattcctccttgcaaaacagctcgagctcagtgaggttggatggagagcatttgtgaacagcagttttcagttctttccaaagattctcgattggattcaggtctggactttgacttggccattctaacacctggatatgtttattttttaaccattccattgtagattttgctttatgttttggatcattgtcttgttggaagacaaatctccgtcccagtctcaggtcttttgcagactccatcaggttttcttccagaatggtcctgtatttggctccatccatcttcccatcaattttaaccatcttccctatccctgctgaagaaaagcaggcccaaaccatgatgctgccaccaccatgtttgacagtggggatggtgtgttcagctgtgttgcttttacgccaaacataacgttttgcattgttgccaaaaagttcaattttggtttcatctgaccagagcaccttcttccacatgtttggtgtgtcacccaggtggcttgtggcaaactttaaactacactttttatggatatctttaagaaatggctttcttcttgccactcttccataaaggccagatttgtgcaatatacgactgattgttgtcctatggacagagtctcccacctcagctgtagatctctgtagttcatccagagtgatcatgggcctcttggctgcatctctgatcagtcttcctcttgtatgagctgaaagtttagagggacggccaggtcttggtagatttgcagtggtctgatactccttccatttcaatattattgcttgcacagtgctccttgggatgtttaaagcttgggaaatctttttgtatccaaatccggctttaaacttcttcacaacagtatctcggacctgcctggtgtgttccttgttcttcatgatgctctctgcgcttttaacggacctctgagactatcacagtgcaggtgcatttatacggagacttgattacacacaggtggattgtatttatcctcattagtcatttaggtcaacattggatcattcagagatcctcactgaacttctggagagagtttgctgcactgaaagtaaaggggccgaataattttgcacgcccaatttttcagtttttgatttgttaaaaaagtttgaaatatccaataaatgtcgttccacttcatgattgtgtcccacttgttgttgattcttcacaaaaaaatacagttttatatctttatgtttgaagcctgaaatgtggcaaaaggtcgcaaagttcaagggggccgaatactttcgcaaggcactgtatgtccattTTTCCGACCAGTACACCAGAAGCATGAAAGAAGTTTGGACgggatctctctccatgctcactccacATGGACTCATGTCGCACTCCTGAGAGAAAAGGCATGCGAAAAAAAGGCAGTTGATAGCCTCAACTGGCTGCTGCGTACAGGTTGCTGGCTCGGACTCAGGTTTCAGGTGTTGAAGGATCATCGTGAACGCCATTATCGCCCTTACTTCAGCCGGTTAGAGGGGGTGAGGTTCATACCGTTCTCGGCCAAACTATCCCTTCTTTCGCAATCACCTCGATAGAGGACAAACCAGGACATTTTAGTTCAGGTCATTTCTGATTCAGGAAATCCAGACAAACTATTCACTAAATGACTAATTATTCACTGTATGACAAATTATTACTAATGCCAAAATTGATAATCCAAAtgtctaagacaaatgtcaaagagAATTGGCTTATACTCCCCTATCATCTTGGCAACCTCACTGCAGAGTTACAGGGTGAGGGAAATGATGGCAAATCCTTAAGGAAAAATCCCAACCATccagcagacccaatctggtgaGATTTGTTATTGAagcaagacaaaaacaaataaacaaccCAACAACAGCAATACACTTCTTCATATGAAACTAGAGGTGGGGAAAACTTaaatcaacaccatagtgccctcaaagctcatcactaagctaaagaccctgggactaaacacctccctctgcaactcgatcctggacttcctgacaggctgcccccaggtggtaagggtaggtaacaacacatccgccacactgatcctcaacactggggcccctcaggggtgcatgctcagtcccctcctgtactccctgttacccatgactgcatggccaggcacaactccaacaccatcattaagtttgccaatgacacaacagtggtaggcctgatcacagacaacaatgagacagcctatagggaggaggtcagagaccaggcAGTGTGGtcccaggataacaacctctccctcatcgtgagcaagacaaaggagatgattgtggactacaggaaaaggaggaccaagcatgcctctattctcatcgacggggctgtagtggagcaggttgagatgcTCAGTCTCCGAACACAAggcaccacagagggtagtgcatatggcccagtacatcactggggccaagctttctgccatccaggacctctataccaggcagtgcccccccccccccccccccccccaacccctattTTACACTGCAGaaactctctgtttattatctatgcaaagtcactttaccTGTACTCACATGTgcatattacctaaattacctcgacAAACctgtgccccgcacattgactctgtactggtaccccctgtattaaacctcgctactgttattttattgttgctcttcaattatttactatttttcgatttttctattttcttatttttctttttttcttctgtttattttagtaaatactttgtTACTTAATTTTTTTATAGCTTATGgtttattcgccgttagtcagcacctctacataaaataattttctctgggtgtgcgccagctcatgttttttattcaagtaaatactttcttaacatttctttttcttaaaactgcattgttgatcaagggcttgtaagtaagcatttcacaggggCTGGAGATGTCCGTGTCTGGATCAGCTGAGATGAGattggcctcctctctctccttggagatgcggggaggtgggggggggggggggggcttggtggCTGACCTGGTTTGATTGTGGAACTCTGCCTAACGTGGCGTTCTTCAGGTCCTTGGCAAAGATTCTGACTCCCTCATGGTCCAGTTGCACATGGTCATACAAGTGTTCACATGTCAGGGTGTGGTGGTGAGAGACGCTGACATTTGGTAGTGAGGACCAGCTCCATGGTGATTTCTTGGTAGACATTTTGGATAATTTGCCGGGGGAGATCTTTCCTTGGTAGAAGGGTGGATAGAATCACGTTTCTCCTTGGGACCAGGGTGTGTGCTTTATCTGCCACCTTTCTCACTTCCTCAGCCACTCTTTCACCTTTTGTGCGCAGGTCATTTGTCCCAGTATGTATGACAAGGTTGTCAGGATTTTCCAGCTTGACTTGATAGAGCAGTTGTAGTGCACTAGTTGTCAGTTGTGGTACACCAGCATTTAGCCATCTGGTATCTGGTTAAATTCTCCTATCTTCCAGATACTTCCTATTAGAGTCTATCAGAACTGGAGTTTTGAGAGGTATCCTGGGTTGAACTGGATCCTGTCCTCGGGAGGTGTTCGGCTGAACATGGTCAGACTGCTGGGAGGTTGGTGAGGTAGGGTAGGGTGTGGCAGGCTGGGAGGTTGGCAGGTCAAAGTGGACCgtgtaaaatgtaaaaacaatgtTGTAGAAAAATTATGTAGTTACACTCCTGGGCCTACCCACCCAAGCAAAATAGCCTTCCTTTTCCCAGTACAATTTATCTTTCACTTTTAGAAATCCAAAGACCCCTATCAGGTCTACATTGATCTGACAATTGTAAGAATTATAAGAGCAAGTAGACCTTTAGCGTTACTGACAACTATTCTGTTCGCTGCAGTGAAAAGTATTAATTTCAGTGCAAACATATTTTACCACATAGGCCTGCATGTGAGACAGGACTCCTGTATGCAGAGAAGACTGTGTGGGGCTGCTTATCAGTGTGGTCAAACCACTAACATGACAGAAAAAGGCCGAACACACAATGTGACAGACTGAGGAAACGAGTCTGTGTTCACAAGCAGAGACACGGTCACATATTAATATGATttgaacttacagctgcaggaggatgactgcccgctAGCCCCTGGTcttcttccataacatcattgatgtgtcctcatacaatgccttcgtgatatggaacaagatcaaccctacctggatggctgataagcggaacaagaggagggtgttcctggagcagctgggaaaggcacttgtaaccccacacattcaaagaagggagcgcctcccccgcacagcagcctctgcagcgcttgtgaaagctgttcagggggctgaatatTGTCCTGATCCGCCTGAGGCTAAAGCTGGGGAAGGCAAGATGAGGAAATTACTAATTctgcccccccaaaaaaggactgtaaaacaaagaCTATGTGCTACACATGttagaaatacatctgcaaagtgaTGTAaattgattgatttatgttcttcaagtttttgttttgtatttatctTATTTTGTtcgtatttattgttgttgtttatacaccttgtgggtgggggcaatggttTAAAAATATGGGAGTAGACTAGTATTTTGTActtgaattcctcattgtacagtatgtAAGAATATATAAatttgttgccaaaaaagttcaagactgttattgtttcTCTTCAATAAAATGCTTTCAAAACCACTTTCTGCATGTTTCTGTTACTATCTTAGGCTATACGTGTGCTATCTCTtgctaaaaaaatatgtttacacctatgcagtacctttagcaataataataataataataataataacaaacctctactttagtaagGAAAACAACTATGACAGGTGTTTTGTAATAAAAAAACGAGTGGTGCCAACTGATTAAATGCAGTATTTCtacattgtgaagagggaaaactcagatattcacaaagttgacaggttgtttcttcatgcaaaatagatttagggtttaaaattcaattaagctgctttattttaggggtttagtgaaggcgtACCCttaaggggagtatacagaatgttaagactacacaagggttaatTTAGCAgtttttttgaggggggggggggggggggggggtctgtactttactttactatttatctttttgacaacttttactttttctccactacattcctaaagaaaatatactttttactccatacgtttccctggcacccaaaagtactcattacattttgaatgcttagcaggacaaaaaaattgtccaattcacacacttattaaGAGAAAATGCCtggacatccctactgcctctgatctcgtggactcactaaacacaaatgtttagtttgtaaatgatgtgtgagCGTTGGAGTATGCCCCtagctatccgtaaatttaaaaaaacaagacaatcTGGTTTGAAATgacttatacttttacttttgatacttaagtatatttaaaaccaagtacttttagacttttactccagtagtatttcactgggtgactttcactttgacTTGAATCATTTttaattaaggtatctttacttttactcacgtatgacaattgggtacttttcccaccactgattATTGATATACATTACTTCTGTTTAGAAGAAAATTACAttaataatttagcagacacttttcaACAATCTACAGCTGCTTATAATCAGAATATTTTTGCAGTGTCCATATGTACAGAATTCCTCCCTCTTCCCTACTGCTAGTAGGACAACCATCATGCCCCTCATCTCTTTTTCTGTGTTGTCAACACAAAGCCTTGTTTCAACAAATAACACATAGTCCACATTAGTCCTCTGTCATGCTGCAATGTTCCTCTGACCCTGAAATTCAAAGAATGCAATCTAGGCTATTTTAGAGGCTGCCGTGGAAAATTATGTTAGGTGGTAATGAAATATCTCTGTAAAGTCGTGTGCTTTTTCAGTGATATCCTTGACTTTTATTTAGGAGAAAAAACAAACAGGCAATTGGGGAAGAACTTCCCTCACTCAGAGAATCCATTTCCATGTGAACTTAATCTCTGACAAAATATTAAACTACTAGTCCTAATAATTATTTCCTGACCCCAACCATCACATTAGGCCTGTAAATGACCAAGAAGGACTGTGATACTCAAGTCAGTAGTGTCATTCCAGGCGACGACATTGCAGCAAAAAAATGTACTAATGATTGTATGTCATTGTCATCTTCAGTGCAGTCTGGCATCAGATCACTATATCATATGGATGCAGTTACTGACATGTTAAACACTTATCCAGGTGTTGTGAGATTTAGTGTGCGAGTGTTTTACAGCCCCCCTGGAATGCAGTCGTTGTGTTGATATTGAGTACCTCTCTTTCCACAGTACTCTGTGCTTCCCAACCAAAAGTCCAGTCTGAGACTCAGCGGGTGAATGGCATCGTGGGACAGTCTTTCTCTTTTCCAGAGAGGGTGATCAAGTCTGGCAATTTACTTTACGGAGACCTTGGCAGTATTGCAAATGTGTACCCTGGTAAAGAAGGCAAAATCACCCTTGAGAAGAGATTTGAAAATCGTATCCACTTGAACAGTGTTACAAGATACTTCACTCTGTCAGACCTTAAGATAGACGATGCTGGGGTTTATACTGTGGAGAATACAGatggaggggaaaaaaacaaatttgagctcactgtatacagtaagtgtgtgtgtgtgtgtgtgtgtgtgtgtgtgtgtgtgtgtgtgtgtgtgtgtgtgtgtgcgtgcgtgcgtgtgtgcgtgcgtgcgtgctgtaTATTACAAAAACATTAGATATAGGTTCCATTTCCAATTTATTCCAAATTTTTCTTCCAGATGTTGTTTCCAAACCTCAGGTGACAGAATGTGACAGCAGCtcctgttgtgtggtgtgttctgtGGACAACGAAAAAGAGGTGACCTTGACCTTGTACAGGGGAGGGGACATATTAAACCAGACGAGCAGTCCTGATCTCACCACCGATCTATCTCTCCGTTTGGAGGTAGAGGGAAAGAACTACAACTCCACTTACAGCTGTGTGGCTACTAACCCTATCAGTAATGAGACAGTTCCTGTCCCAAAATGTTGCAGCAAAGATGGTCATCCTAATGATGCAGGTAAGAGCAATTTTGAATTAAAGCCATCCAGAAAATAGCAATTACCAAGTGAAAGTGAAGTGTCGTTGAGCtcattcaaaacatattttactaaAAATAATTTCCTTGTGTCATTTATTTCAGACGGTGATGAGAGGGGTCGGGGTATTCTTATTATTGCTGTATTCTGCATTTTGGTTGCCTTGGGGCTGGTTGGACTTGCAATCTATCTGAAGAAGAGGAGAAATGGACAACCAAAAGGCAGGTATTTATCTTTTACAGGTGTGAGGTCACCCCCCAAAGTGCTTAGCCTTTTTTCatctatttttttattattcttttttaaaaTCAAGGGTGGCGTTTTGGAAAAGGTAGGAAATGTTTGCTTGAACACAGGATGCAGGTCAAATAAAGCGGCACATCTTCCACACTTCCTCTGCTTGTCCCGACAGTGTCATTATTCCAGACAGTTTCTCTAAATGTTGAAAAAGCAGAAGgcgcatacacgcacgcacgcacgcgcacacacacacacacacacacacacactctctctctgacaatGATTACCTGAATAGCTTAGCTTTTCTGACACCAAAAAGACTGCAAGCACAGAGACCGGTACCCATAGTAGACCGGTACCCATAGTACCCTGTACCCATACCGGTACAGAGACCGGTCCCATAGTAGACAGGTACCCATAGTAGACGGGTACCCATAGTAGACCGGTACCCATAGTAGACCGGTACCCATAGTAGACCGGTACCCATAGTAGACCGGTACCCATAATAGACCGGTACCCATAGTAGACCGGTACCCATAGTAGACGGGTACCCATAGTAGACCGGTACCCATAGTAACCTGTACCCATACCGGTACAGAGACCGGTCCCAAAGTAGACGGGTACCCATAGTAGGCCGGTACCCATAGTAGACGGGTACCCATAGGAGACCGGTACCCATAGTAGACCGGTACCCATAGTAGACGGGTACCCATAGTAGACGGGTACCCATAGTAGACCGGTACCCATAGTAGACGGGTACCCATAGTAGACGGGTACCCATAGTAGACGGGTACCCATAGTAGACCGGTACCCATAGTAGACCGGTACCCATAGTAGACCGGTACCCATAGTAGACCGGTACCCATAATAGACCGGTACCCATAGTAGACCGGTACTCATCGTAGACCGGTACCCATAATAGACCGGTACCCATAGTAGACCGGTACCCATAGTAGATGGGTACCCATAGTAGACCGGTACCCATAATAGACCGGTACCCATAATAGACCGGTACCCATAGTAGACCGGTACCCAAAGTAGACGGGTACCCATAGTAGACCGGTACCCATAATAGACCGGTACCCATAATAGACCGGTACCCATCGTAGACCAGTACCCAAAGTAGACGGGTACCCATAGTAGGCCGGTACCCATAGTAGACGGGTACCCATAGTAGACGGGTACCCATAGTAGACCGGTACCCATAGTAGACCGGTACCCATAGTAGACCGGTACCCATAGTAGACCGGTACCCATAATAGACCGGTACCCATAGTAGACCGGTACCCATAGTAGACGGGTACCCATAGTAGGCCGGTACCCATAGTAGACCGGTACCCATAGTAGACGGGTACCCATAGTAGACGGGTACCCATAGTAGACCGGTACCCATAGTAGACGGGTACCCATAGTAGACGGGTACCCATAGTAGACGGGTACCCATAGTAGACCGGTACCCATAGTAGACCGGTACCCATAGTAGACCGGTACCCATAATAGACCGGTACCCATAGTAGACCGGTACTCATCGTAGACCGGTACCCATAATAGACCGGTACCCATAGTAGACCGGTACCCATAGTAGATGGGTACCCATAGTAGACCGGTACCCATAATAGACCGGTACCCATAATAGACCGGTACCCATAGTAGACCGGTACCCAAAGTAGACGGGTACCCATAGTAGACCGGTACCCATAATAGACCGGCACCCATAATAGACCGGTACCCATCGTAGACCGGTACCCAAAGTAGACGGGTACCCATAGTAGGCCGGTACCCATAGTAGATGGGTACCCATAGTAGACGGGTACCCATAGTAGACGGGTACCCATAGTAGACCGGTACCCATAGTAGACCGGTACCCATAGTAGACCGGTACCCATAGTAGACCGGTACCCATAATAGACCGGTACCCATAGTAGACCGGTACCCATAGTAGACGGGTACCCATAGTAGACCGGTACCCATAGTAGACCGGTACCCATAATAGACCGGTACCCATAGTAGACCGGTACCCATCGTAGACCGGTACCCAAAGTAGACGGGTACCCATAGTAGGCCGGTACCCATAGTAGACGGGTACCCATAGTAGACCGGTACCCATAGTAGACCGGTACCCATAGTAGACCGGTACCCATAATAGACCGGTACCCATGGTAGACCGGTACCCATGGTAGACGGGTACCCATAGTAGACCGGTACCCATAGTAGACCGGTACCCATAATA encodes:
- the LOC110497523 gene encoding uncharacterized protein LOC110497523 isoform X3; its protein translation is MFRWRRLASLMLMLLYFIIDDVVSKPQVTECDSSSCCVVCSVDNEKEVTLTLYRGGDILNQTSSPDLTTDLSLRLEVEGKNYNSTYSCVATNPISNETVPVPKCCSKDGHPNDADGDERGRGILIIAVFCILVALGLVGLAIYLKKRRNGQPKDSSQKVQVDIVYATITPKKQADNQEERTGVPELDSLRDKPKLTSVYDTLQSHRMAASGDVDTA
- the LOC110497523 gene encoding SLAM family member 5 isoform X2; translated protein: MFRWRRLASLMLMLLYFIIDVLCASQPKVQSETQRVNGIVGQSFSFPERVIKSGNLLYGDLGSIANVYPGKEGKITLEKRFENRIHLNSVTRYFTLSDLKIDDAGVYTVENTDGGEKNKFELTVYNVVSKPQVTECDSSSCCVVCSVDNEKEVTLTLYRGGDILNQTSSPDLTTDLSLRLEVEGKNYNSTYSCVATNPISNETVPVPKCCSKDGHPNDADGDERGRGILIIAVFCILVALGLVGLAIYLKKRRNGQPKGRRSEQVYQNWIHLETNQN
- the LOC110497523 gene encoding SLAM family member 5 isoform X1 is translated as MFRWRRLASLMLMLLYFIIDVLCASQPKVQSETQRVNGIVGQSFSFPERVIKSGNLLYGDLGSIANVYPGKEGKITLEKRFENRIHLNSVTRYFTLSDLKIDDAGVYTVENTDGGEKNKFELTVYNVVSKPQVTECDSSSCCVVCSVDNEKEVTLTLYRGGDILNQTSSPDLTTDLSLRLEVEGKNYNSTYSCVATNPISNETVPVPKCCSKDGHPNDADGDERGRGILIIAVFCILVALGLVGLAIYLKKRRNGQPKDSSQKVQVDIVYATITPKKQADNQEERTGVPELDSLRDKPKLTSVYDTLQSHRMAASGDVDTA